One part of the Borreliella afzelii genome encodes these proteins:
- the grpE gene encoding nucleotide exchange factor GrpE — translation MEKKETKNETEKTNKQDNKNTKSQKKENLNLVNSDKKITELENEISNLKDLYLRKQAEFENFRKRLEKEKDNFVKFANETIMKDVVNFLDNLERAINSSKKSKDFDNLLTGISMIENEILSIFDKKYNLKKFGENGENFDPSRHEAISIEEKEDLKNPEIVEVYQKGYCYNDRILRTAKVKVAQSKN, via the coding sequence ATGGAAAAAAAAGAAACTAAAAACGAAACTGAAAAAACCAACAAGCAAGATAACAAAAATACAAAATCTCAAAAAAAAGAAAACTTGAATTTGGTAAATTCTGATAAAAAAATTACCGAACTTGAAAATGAAATCTCCAATCTTAAAGATTTGTATTTAAGAAAACAAGCAGAATTTGAAAACTTCAGAAAAAGATTAGAAAAAGAAAAAGATAATTTTGTTAAATTTGCAAATGAAACCATAATGAAAGATGTTGTTAATTTTCTTGATAACCTAGAGAGGGCTATTAACTCTTCAAAAAAATCTAAAGATTTTGACAACCTATTAACAGGAATCAGTATGATTGAAAATGAAATACTATCAATCTTTGATAAAAAATATAATTTAAAAAAATTTGGAGAAAATGGCGAAAATTTTGATCCAAGCCGTCATGAAGCAATAAGCATTGAAGAGAAAGAAGATCTTAAAAATCCAGAAATAGTAGAAGTATACCAAAAAGGATATTGCTACAACGACAGAATATTAAGAACAGCAAAAGTTAAAGTTGCTCAAAGTAAAAATTAA
- the nadE gene encoding NAD(+) synthase, producing MKISIAQTKYRGLDFDKCLEDFKINYNEALLRGSDVLVFPSMFLDHTKYSELFGHSKYSQNICKCIEFIREQVDDRTLIIFGHSVYKDGKFVDIISVISDHKVILTVSQCNSPGFFTYKENVFAVLNFEDALLFKELIPKFGENLKKAQYLIIPSKSYFTKEKNNLRLKFFERVAVENNLDIVYSNFYGAEDSAVYDGCSFFINSFGKLKQAKGFEFDFISNDSFQDLKFDTCNELFEKIILAISLVLREYVCFSGFSKVHLGLSGGIDSALVACLACFALGAENVVGISMPSKFSSEGSISDAKELSRKLGFKLIEMPIKDLFEASSRSFESHFDVKGVTGENLQARLRGLLLMSYSNSQNSLLLNTGNKSEIAVGYCTLYGDTCGGLALIGDLFKTEVYDLVKYINAKFDQCIIPINIILKEPSAELRFDQKDSDYLPKYEVLDIILNRYLIDNESVDSIYLYFEKSIVDKVLNLYFKNEYKRRQGAPIVKVSKKTFGFELSIPILNNMV from the coding sequence ATGAAAATAAGTATTGCTCAAACGAAATATAGAGGTTTAGATTTTGATAAATGTCTTGAAGATTTTAAAATTAATTATAATGAAGCCTTGTTAAGGGGTTCAGACGTTTTAGTTTTTCCTTCTATGTTTTTAGATCATACTAAGTATAGCGAGTTGTTTGGGCATTCTAAATATTCTCAAAATATATGTAAGTGCATTGAATTTATAAGAGAACAGGTTGATGATAGAACTTTAATTATTTTTGGGCACAGTGTTTATAAGGATGGCAAATTTGTAGATATTATTTCTGTCATCAGTGATCATAAAGTTATTCTAACTGTATCACAATGCAATTCACCCGGGTTTTTTACTTATAAGGAGAATGTATTTGCTGTATTAAATTTTGAGGATGCTTTGCTTTTTAAAGAATTAATTCCCAAATTTGGCGAGAATTTAAAAAAGGCTCAGTATTTAATAATACCATCCAAATCTTATTTCACTAAGGAAAAGAATAATCTTAGGTTAAAATTCTTTGAAAGAGTTGCTGTTGAGAATAATCTGGATATTGTTTATTCAAATTTTTATGGAGCTGAAGATTCTGCAGTTTATGATGGGTGTAGTTTTTTTATTAATAGCTTTGGTAAGCTAAAACAAGCTAAAGGATTTGAGTTTGATTTCATATCTAATGATTCATTTCAAGATTTAAAATTTGATACATGTAATGAGCTTTTTGAAAAAATTATTTTAGCAATATCTCTTGTTTTAAGAGAATATGTTTGTTTTTCGGGATTTTCTAAAGTGCATTTGGGGTTATCTGGGGGTATTGATTCTGCTCTTGTTGCGTGTCTTGCATGTTTTGCTTTGGGCGCTGAGAATGTTGTTGGAATTTCCATGCCCAGTAAATTTTCATCAGAAGGTTCTATTTCTGATGCTAAAGAGCTTTCTAGAAAATTAGGGTTTAAATTAATTGAAATGCCAATAAAAGATCTGTTTGAGGCAAGTAGTAGATCTTTTGAATCCCATTTTGATGTTAAAGGCGTTACTGGAGAAAATTTACAAGCTCGGTTAAGGGGGCTTTTATTAATGTCTTATAGTAATTCTCAAAATTCTTTACTTTTAAATACTGGCAATAAAAGCGAGATTGCGGTTGGTTATTGTACTCTTTATGGGGATACTTGTGGGGGGCTTGCTTTGATTGGAGATCTTTTTAAGACGGAGGTTTATGATCTTGTAAAGTACATTAATGCAAAGTTTGACCAATGTATTATTCCTATTAATATTATTTTAAAAGAGCCTTCAGCTGAGTTAAGGTTTGATCAAAAAGATAGTGATTATCTTCCAAAATATGAAGTTCTTGATATTATTTTAAATAGATATTTAATTGACAATGAATCTGTAGATTCAATTTATCTTTATTTTGAAAAAAGTATAGTTGATAAAGTTTTAAATCTTTATTTTAAAAATGAATACAAAAGAAGACAAGGAGCTCCTATAGTTAAAGTTTCTAAAAAAACTTTTGGTTTTGAACTTTCAATTCCTATTTTAAATAATATGGTTTGA